ggagcctctaaacagccaagtttggactaattcatggtggagggagcctctaaaaaccccagtttggaccaattcatggtgaagggagcctctaaccagcccagtttggaccaattaatggtggagggagcctctaaacagccaagtttggaccaattcatggtggagggagcctctaaaaaccccagtttggaccaattcatggtggagggagcctctaaccagcccagtttgggcaaattcatggtggagggagcctctaaacagcccagtttgggcaaattcatggtggagggagcctctaaccagcccagtttggaccaattaatggtggagggagcctctaaccagcccagtttggaccaattaatggtggagggagcctctaaccaccccagtttggaccaattcatggtggagggagcctctaaacagccaagtttggaccaattcatggtggagggagcctctaaaaaccccagtttggaccaattcatggtggagggagcctctaaccagcccagtttgggcaaattcatggtggagggagcctctaaacagcccagtttgggcaaattcatggtggagggagcctctaaccagcccagtttggaccaattaatggtggagggagcctctaaccagcccagtttggaccaattaatggtggagggagcctctaaccaccccagtttggaccaattcatggtggagggagcctctaaacagccaagtttggaccaatttatggtggagggagcctctaaaaaccccagtttggaccaattcatggtggagggagcctctaaccagcccagtttgggcaaattcatggtggagggagcctctaaacagcccagtttgggcaaattcatggtggagggagcctctaaccagcccagtttggaccaattaatggtggagggagccgctaaacagcccagtttgggcaaattcatggtggagggagcctctaaacagcccagtttgggcaaattcatggtggagggagcctctaaccagcccagtttggaccaattaatggtggagggagactctaaacagccaagttttgggaaattcatggtggagggagcctctaaccagcccagtttggaccaattcatggtggagggagcctctaaacagcccagtttgggcaaattcatggtggagggagcctctaaaaaacccagtttggaccaattcatggtggagggagcctctaaccagcccagtttggaccaattaatggtggagggagcctctaaacagccaagtttggaccaattcatggtggagggagcctctaaaaaccccagtttggaccaattcatggtggagggagcctctaaccagcccagtttgggcaaattcatggtggagggagcctctaaacaccccagtttgggcaaattcatggtggagggagcctctaaaaaccccagtttggaccaattcatggtggagggagcctctaaccagcccagtttgggcaaattcatggtggagggagcctctaaaaaacccagtttggaccaattcatggtggagggagcctctaaccagcccagtttgggcaaattcatggtggagggagcctctaaccagcccagtttggaccaattaatggtggagggagcctctaaacagccaagtttggaccaattcatggtggagggagcctctaaaaaccccagtttggaccaattcatggtggagggagcctctaaccagcccagtttggaccaattaatggtggagggagcctctaaccagcccagtttggaccaattaatggtggagggagcctctaaccaccccagtttggaccaattcatggtggagggagcctctaaacagccaagtttggaccaattcatggtggagggagcctctaaaaaccccagtttggaccaattcatggtggagggagcctctaaacagcccagtttgggcaaattcatggtggagggagcctctaaccagcagagttgtgggaaagcagggtggagggagcctctaaccagcagagttggtggaaatcagggtggagggagcctctaaccagcagagttgggggaaatcagggtggagggagcctctaaccagcagagttgggggaaatcatgttggagggagcctagtattagcagaattgtgcaacgcttatggtggatgagtatgaggatgcggaggaattggagaggttgagtacagacatggagtttcatgttggggtgctttacacaggtgggcacaaaaatgaaggctctatccagtggtggttcatttttatcaaagtgagccggtcggcactctcagctgacagacgggtgcgcttgtcagtgatgatgccaccggctgcactgaacaccctctcagataggacgctggcggcaggacaggacagcacctccaaggcatatagggcaagttcaagccacaggtccaacttcgacacccaatacgtgtagggcgcagaggggtcggagaggacagggctgtggtcggaaaggtattcccgcaacatgcgcctatacttctcacgcctggtgacactaggaccctccgtggcggcactttggcgagggggtgccatcaaggtgtcccagaccttagacagtgtgcccctcgtttgtgtggaccggtgagaacttggttgcctactggaggaactgccctccctgccgccaacgtcacatgctggaaacatctccatcatattctgcaccaattgcctgtggcaagcattgatgcgattggccctcccctctaccggaataaaagacgagatgttgtttttataccgggggtcaaggatagcaaagatccagtactggttgtcctccatgattttgacaatacgcttgtcggttgtaaagcaccccaacatgaactcagccatgtctgccacagtgttagttggcatgactcctctggccccaccggaaagttcaatctccatttcctcctcatcctccatgtctacccatccgcgctgcaacaatgggacgattcgaagttgcccggaagcctcctgtatcaccatcacatcatcggacaactcttcttcctcctcctcctcctcctcctcctccattaaacgcagtgaagcggacagatgtgtggacctactctccagctgtgacagatcggatgctatccctaactcctctgtgtgatccgagttatccctgatgtcaatcagggattctctcagaacacacaagagcgggattgtaaggctcaccatcgcatcctcagagctcaccctccttgtggactcctcaaagacccgtaggatgtcacaaaggtctctcatccatggccactcatggatgtgaaactgaggcagctgactttgtggcaccctagggttttgtagctggtattccatcaaaggtctctgctgctcaaccactctattcaacatctgaaacgttgagttccagcgtgtggggacgtcgcacaaaagccggtgttgtggcacatgcaggcgttgctggagagattttaagctagcagcggctactgtcgacttgcgaaagtgggcgcacatgcgccgcactttcaccagtagctctggaacattggggtagctctttaggaaacgttgcaccactaggttgaagacgtgggccaggcatggaacatgttggagtccggcaagctccagagctgctaccaggttccggccgttatcacaaacgaccatgcctgggcccaggtgcagcggctcaaaccatattgccgtctcatcgaggagggcatccctcacctcggaggcagtgtgctgtctgtcccccaagctgatcagcttcagcacagcctgctgacgtctaccaacgccagtgctgcaacgtttccaactcgtagctggggtcaatctaacagcggaggaggaggcggtggcggaggaggaggcggtggcggaggaggaggcggtagaggaggaggaggaggggggtgttcttctcgtgtccctgccaggaatgttaggcggggagacgaggtacaccgggccagtttgggaagcagtcccagcctcaactacattcacccagtgtgccgtcagtgaaatgtagcgtccctgtccgcatgcacttgtccacgcgtcggtggtcaagtggacctttgtgcaaagcgcggaactaagggcccgcctgatgttgagtgacacgtgctggtgcaaggcggggacggcacaccgggagaagtagtgacggctagggacggcatagcgaggtgccgcagttgccatcaggtccaggaaggcgggagtttcaacaagccggaacgccaacatctcctgggccagcagtttagcgatgttggcgttcaaggcttgcgcgtgtgggtggttagcagtgtatttctgccgccgctccaatgtctgagagatggtgggttgttgtaaagaaacgcctgatggtgcctttgatggtgcaggagaaggagataagacaggaccaggggaggatgaggtagaagtcaacaaagtggcggaggcagatgaagtggtgtcctggctcgtcctctggagtgcatcgccagcacagtcagcagtggcagtggcagaggcagaggcagtggcagaggcagtggcagtggcgtgaacggcaggcggcctttgtcctgccgttgctgcctgccactgattccagtgcttggattccaaatgacggcgcattgaagtggtggacaggttgctcttctcagagcccctaatcaatttcgagaggcaaattgtgcagacaacactatatctgtcctcggcgcattccttgaaaaaactccacaccttcgagaaacgtgccctcgaggtgggagtttttcggggctgggtacgaactggaacatcttgggagattccgggtgtggcctggcttcgcctaagctgctgacctctgcctctgcctctagctaccctttttggtgctgcacctgcctcaacatccacactactttccccgcttgacatcccccctgtccaggtcgggtcagtgtcctcatcatccaccacttcctcttccaactcctgtctcatctcctcctcccgcacaatgcgccggtcaactggatgccctgacggcaactgcgtcacatcatcgtcgatgagggtgggttgctggtcatccaccaccaaatcgaacggagatggaggagactctagtgtttgagcatctggacacagatgctcctctgttaggttcgtggaatcgtgacgtggagaggcaggttgagggacaatgaaaggagcggagaacagctctggggagcagggacagtttgggttattgttctgtaaagcttcggaattttgggaggaaggaagacaagactgttgggtaataggaggagaggaggcagagtctgactggctgctggacaatgtgctgtaagcgttctctgacagccattgcaagacctgttcctggttctcgggcctactaaggtttgtaccctgcagtttagttaatgtggcaagcaaccctggcactgtggagtggcgcaatgcttgctgccccacaggagtaggcacgggacgccctgtggcttcactgctaccttgctccccagaaccattcccccgacctcgcccacggcctcgtccacgtccctttccgggagccttgcgcattttgaattcctagttagaaattggcactgtataccagtagtaaaaattgtgggtgcacgtaaccccaatatattctttgaattcccagtcagacactggcactatatggcagtagcaagaaatgagggtatttgtattcccaatatattctttgaattcccagtcagacaatggcactgtataccagtagtaaaaattgtgggtgcacgtaaccccaatatattctttgaattaccagtcagaaactggcactatatggcagtagcaagaaatgagggtatttgtattcccaatatattctttgaattcccagtcagacactggcactatatggcagtagcaagaaatgagggtatttgtattcccaatatattctttaaattcccagtcagacactggcactatatggcagtagcaagaaatgagggtatttgtattcccaatatattctttgaattcccagtcagacaatggcactgtataccagtagtaaaaattgtgggtgcacgtaaccccaatatattctttgaattcccagtcagacactggcactatatggcagtagcaagaaatgagggtatttgtattcccaatatattctttgaattcccagtcagacaatggcactgtataccagtagtaaaaattgtgggtgcacgtaaccccaatatattctttgaattcccagtcagacactggcactatatggcagtagcaagaaatgagggtatttgtattcccaatatattctttgaattcccagtcagacaatggcactgtataccagtagtaaaaattgtgggtgcacgtaaccacaatatattctttgaattaccagtcagaaactggcactatatggcagtagcaagaaatgagggtatttataaccccaatatattctttgaattcccagtcagacaatggcactgtataccagtagtaaaaattgtgggtgcacgtaaccccaatatattctttgaattaccagtcagaaactggcactatatggcagtagcaagaaatgagggtatttataaccccaatatattctttgaattcccagtcagacaatggcactgtataccagtagtaaaaattgtgggtgcacgtaaccccaatatattctttgaattaccagtcagaaactggcactatatggcagtagcaagaaatgagggtatttgtattcccaatatattctttgaattcccagtcagacactggcactatatggcagtagcaagaaatgagggtatttataaccccaatatattctttgaattcccagtcagacaatggcactgtataccagtagtaaaaattgtgggtgcacgtaaccccaatatattctttgaattaccagtcagaaactggcactatatggcagtagcaagaaatgagggtatttataaccccaatatattctttgaattcccagtcagacaatggcactgtataccagtagtaaaaattgtgggtgcacgtaaccccaatatattctttgaattcccagtcagacactggcactatatggcagtagcaagaaatgagggtatttgtattcccaatatattctttgaattcccagtcagacaatggcactgtataccagtagtaaaaattgtgggtgcacgtaaccccaatatattctttgaattcccagtcagacactggcactatatggcagtagcaagaaatgagggtatttgtattcccaatatattctttgaattcccagtcagacaatggcactgtataccagtagtaaaaattgtgggtgcacgtaaccccaatatattctttgaattcccagtcagacactggcactatatggcagtagcaagaaatgagggtatttgtattcccaatatattctttgaattcccagtcagacaatggcactgtataccagtagtaaaaattgtgggtgcacgtaaccccaatatattatttgaattcccagtcagacactggcactatatggcagtagcaagaaatgagggtatttgtattcccaatatattctttgaattcccagtcagacaatggcactgtataccagtagtaaaaattgtgggtgtatatagccccaattctattgctaggggacttgcagggtatttctggggtgaaggtgggggggcacaccgttggaacgggtatcggggtatatatcgggtatacgggaatacactgacagtgtattccattcaggatcctgggaaagctgggttgcggcgattgagcccgtcagtgccacgttacactgacaagcttctccctggaatttagctcttataagagctgttggttgtcttctccttcctatcctagcctgtccctgcctacccagaatctaagccctagctagctggacggaaacctccgtcctcggtgaattgcaagctcagaatgacgcgaacctgggcggcgctgttcttttaaattagaggtcacatgttttcggcagccaatgggttttgcctacttttctcaacgtcaccggtgtcgtagttcctgtcccacctaccctgcgctgttattggagcaaaaaaggcgccagggaaggtgggaggggaatcgagtaatggcgcactttaccacgcggtgttcgattcgattcgaacatgccgaacagcctaatatccgatcgaacatgagttcgatagaacactgttcgctcatctctatacataacCTATTGTACATGGAGGATCCTCTAAATTGTCGCAAAAAATTACACTGGTAAAAAATAAGCCAAGTCAGAAAGGTGGCATAAAAATCTCATCATGATATATCGGTCCATGGTTTCAGGTATTAGGCAGGGCTTACAAGGAAGACCTGGAGAACTTCTTGGAAATTGGACTGCCCTCATTTTCTTGGGGATAAAGACGTCATAAACATTAACAAAGACCCATACACACGTTGGTTAGTGTTCTATTAAGTGGTGGATCTCATTTGGTTGGGCTACAATAATTTCCCAGACTCCCTTTGAGTTGCTTACACAATAAGTAACTTTTACTTTGCTTTTTTCGAATGAATAGACAACTGAAATTACTTTTACTTATCTATTTCAGGTAGACCTTCTGCTGAAGTCTGAACTCGTACCAAAGGAAGGATACTACGAGTAGACTTCCAAGATGTCATAAAGATCCCATCATAGATCTTCAGAAAGGCCACCACATTGCTCATGCCAAAATGTCTGGGCTTGGTCCTTCAATTGCTTTACCAGAAGAAGTGGGGAATGGAACTTTTTTGGAACTGTTCCCAACCTCCCTTTCAACATCAGTGGATTCTTCACCATCAGCCCCCAACCGGTTATCAAACGTTTACGTCTACGTGTCCATCTTTCTTAGCCTCTTGGCTTTCCTTCTCCTGCTGCTAATCATTGCTCTTCAGAGACTTAAAAATATTATCTCCTCTACATCATCTTACCCAGAATACACAAGTGATGCGGGGAGCTCTTTTACTAATTTAGAAGTTTGTAGC
This sequence is a window from Leptodactylus fuscus isolate aLepFus1 chromosome 2, aLepFus1.hap2, whole genome shotgun sequence. Protein-coding genes within it:
- the SERTM1 gene encoding serine-rich and transmembrane domain-containing protein 1, with the translated sequence MSGLGPSIALPEEVGNGTFLELFPTSLSTSVDSSPSAPNRLSNVYVYVSIFLSLLAFLLLLLIIALQRLKNIISSTSSYPEYTSDAGSSFTNLEVCSISSQRSSFSNLSS